The following proteins come from a genomic window of Nicotiana tomentosiformis chromosome 12, ASM39032v3, whole genome shotgun sequence:
- the LOC138903065 gene encoding uncharacterized protein has product MIGGPLARCLGTNQTKYVMREVHEGQCGNYAGGRSLVKTLIRAGYYRPKMEEDANIFVAKCDKRQRYANNMHRPAELLHAVISPWLFMKWGKDIVGPLPQAKGKFGVPKEIVCDNGSQFIGSKITEFFQSWQIKLITSSPYHPVANGQAKSTNKIIINNLKKRLEKSKGNWPEELPGVLLAYRTTANTATGETPFLLVYGSEALIPVEIGEPSTKFALAKETIFVLYS; this is encoded by the exons ATGATTGGCGGTCCATTAGCAAGGTGCCTTGGAACCAATCAAACGAAGTACGTGATGAGAGAAGTACATGAAGGGCAATGCGGAAATTACGCAGGTGGAAGATCTTTAGTTAAAACACTAATCAGGGCAGGATACTACCGGCCTAAGATGGAAGAAGATGCGAACATTTTTGTAGCCAAATGTGATAAGCGTCAACGATATGCCAACAATATGCATCGACCTGCAGAGTTATTACATGCAGTTATTTCCCCATGGctatttatgaaatggggaaagGATATAGTAGGGCCTTTAccacaagctaaaggaaag TTTGGAGTCCCAAAAgaaattgtatgtgataatggctcACAATTTATAGGCTCGAAAATCACGGAGTTCTTTCAAAGTTGGCAAATCAAACTAATAACCTCTTCACCTTACCATCCCGTGGCAAATGGACAAGCTAAGTCGACGAATAAGATTATAatcaataatttgaagaagagactAGAAAAATCGAAAGGGAATTGGCCTGAAGAATTACCAGGAGTGTTATTGGCTTATAGAACCACAGCCAATACAGCCACGGGAGAAACTCCATTTTTGCTTGTGTATGGTTCAGAAGCTTTAATCCCGGTTGAAATAGGAGAACCAAGCACGAAATTCGCATTGGCAAAGGAAACGATTTTTGTTTTGTATAGTTAA
- the LOC138903067 gene encoding uncharacterized protein has protein sequence MAKAPLPKPPPPYPQRLAKQNGENQFKMFIQMMKSLSINVPLVESLEQMSGYAKFMKDLVTKKRSMNFETIKFTYHVSTTVYSMSPKLEYPDVFTIPCTVGSDEFAKALCDFGASINLMPYSVFKTLGIGQPRPTSMRLKLADQTIKRPLGVIEDVLVHVDKFILPADFVILDCEVDYEVLIILGIPFLATGKALYDVEV, from the coding sequence atggctaaggcaccattgcctaagcctccacctccatatcctcaaagacttgccaaacaaaatggtgagaatcaattcaaaatgttcattcaaatgatgaagagtctctcaatcaatgtgccactAGTTGAATCTTTGGAACAAAtgtccggttatgcaaagtttatgaaggatcttgtgacaaagaagcggtcaatgaattttgaaactatcaaattcACTTATCATGTGAGTACAACTGTGTATTCAATGTCTCCTAAGTTGGAATATCCCGATGttttcacaattccttgtacagTTGGAAGTgacgagtttgctaaagctctttgtgattttggcgcaagtatcaatttgatgccctattcggttttcaagaccttgggaattgggcaaccaagacccacctctatgagattgaaaCTGGCCGATCAGACCATaaagagacctttgggagtgattgaagatgtcttggttcatgttgataaattcattcttccagcggattttgtcattcttgattgtgaagttgattatgaggtgctgATTATTCTTGGaatacctttccttgctacggggaaggctctttatGATGTTGAAGTCTGA